Below is a window of Vulpes vulpes isolate BD-2025 chromosome 5, VulVul3, whole genome shotgun sequence DNA.
GGGCGTGCCTGCTTGCCCTGCAGTCCAGCCATCCGTAGGGCCCCACGCCGGGGCCTGCTGCATGGTGCCTGGCGGCGCTAAGGCGGCTGGTATGAAACCCAAGCTGAGAAGACATCAATCATTCATGGGGCTGCTCACTGGGAAACCCTAACCCCAGCTTAGCGGGGCCAAGTGACCAGCCAGGCCACCCCATCCCTGACAGAGCCAGGTGGCCAAAACCCCCTCATCCTGGGCCCTTCTGCTTCAGGGTAAACTCtgcacccccctgccccaccctgccaGGGTCCACCTCCTCTGACGTCACCCCCATGCCCCTCACTCTGGCATTCAAGGACTCTGTGATCTGGCCTCGCTTCTTCAATTTCACATACCCTCTGTTCTGGCCATGAGGTGCCCCGTGAAGGGGCTGCGTGGGCAACTCACCCTATTCTTTCCCACCTGCCAGCTTTTGTCCACACTATTCCTTCTGACGTGACTTCCCTTGTCCTCTGGCTAAATCCTGCCTGTGTCGCACAACTGGCATTGGGCAGTATTACCCCCATCTTATAGACAAGGTGACTGAGATGTGAAATTGCTGGATCTCCCAGCTCACAAGTGATAGAGCCAGAGTTGGAAGCTCATTGCAGCCTTGTGTCCTGGCATCCCTGTTGGTGAGGACAGTCCTCTTGACCCATCTGGCTCTACCCCCAGGCAGAGGGCTGGGATTAGGGCCTGGGCTGCCTGCCTCACTTACCCTAATCCCCCTCAAGTCTCCATCCCAGGCCATCAGCTCTCAGGGTAGGGGTGTGTAAGCAGCTTTATGGTTCCTGAGAACCAAGGGTGCTCCCTGGTGCCGCATCTCTGGGCCTCGTCGTCTCTCCCCATATGGCCACAGAACAGGCAAGGGGCCCCAACTCTCAGAAGCCTCCTGTGGGGGTCGAGGCTTCCAGGGGTGGTGCTGAGGGCCTCCCTTTGACCAGGAAGAGGAGCAAGAAGAAGGGGCTCCGAGGTTCCCAGAAGGGTGCTGGCAGCTCTGAGGAGCAGAACCAAGTCCCTGGCTTCGAGGCCCCAGGAGGCAGCAAGAAAACCTCTGGAACTGGGGAAGGACAGGAGGAGACAGGTGCTGCAGCCGCTGGCCCAACCACCCGTCGCCAGTCCCACCGGCATCGCTCCGTCCCCCAACATGATGCAGCTCAGAAGACATACGGGCCTCTGCTCAACCGCATCTTCGGAAAGGTCAGGTGGGACCCAGGTTGGGGATGAGGGTGGAGAGTGGGGGACACACTGTGCCCTTGGACTCAACACACCCTGCCCCTAGTACTCAGGCTAGTACTAGGCCCCTAGTACTCTGCTCCAGATCCAGGAGCCTGAGCCGTAGGCACAGAGTTTCTGCAGTTTGGGGAAGGGTTGGTCTTGGGCCAGCCTGGGTATTGGGCAGAGCTAGACTTCAAACCCAGGATCCTGTGAGAGctctgggccccaggatcagAAAGGGGGGTGGTCATCTCTTTTCTGGGGCCTATGGGACTTCAGTTGCCTTCTCCTGGCCATGTGGGACTGGCCCTGCCCAGGCCATCATGACccagggctggaggaggaaggatgggCCCAAGGGACATGCTGGACTCTGCCTCTCCAGGACCGTGAGCTAGGCCCCGAGGAGCTGGATGGTGAGTGGCCCTTGCTGGTGGCAGTGGTGGGTGGGAGGTGTCCCTGAGCTTGTCTGCCTGGGCCTGAACTCCCTCCCCCACAGAGCTTCAGGCTGCCTTTGAGGAGTTTGACACCGACCGGGACGGCTACCTCGGCTACCGGGACCTGGGCGACTGCATGCGGACGCTGGGCTACATGCCCACCGAGATGGAGCTCATCGAGGTCTCCCAGCACGTCAAGATGCGCAGTCAGTGGCTGACCCCCACTGGCCccaggcggggtggggtgggaagcctggctctgtgctgaggctgggcagccctggtccTCTCTGAGTCTCATTGTTTGGGGGATGACAAGAGGGTGGTGGGAGGTGGCTCTGGGAGTCCACAGGGTGATGGTAGGAGTGTGTGACCGTTTTGAGGGCATTCTGACAGTCTGACATTAGCCTTGTCGGGTGTAGGGACAGCAAGGTCAAGAAAGGCACCAGCGATCCAAGAGAGACCCTTGAGGCTGGGTTCAGGACCCCTCTGTCTGTGATAAGATGCTCCCTGCTGGTACTAGCCACCTGACTggctatctctgtatctctctgacCCTCCTGAGGTCCCTGAAAAGAGCCTCCTGAGGCTCAGTGAGGCCTAGTGTGACAGAACCCTGGCCACTCCTTACGATTAAATGTCAGATAGGCGGGCACTTGTGTGATTATCATTAGCTAATTTGTCAAATATCAGATTTCCTTCATTCCAGGACATCTGCATTTGCTTTTTCTATGGTTTCCCAAATGGGACATTTAGTGccatgcttcttttcttttttgcaaagcTGCTCTTTGACCATTGGTGCTTTTTATAATGGATGGCATGGATTCTAAGATGCctatgctctttttatttttatttatttttttaaaagattttatttctttattcacaatagacatagagagagagagagagagggagagaggcagagacacaggcagagggagaagcaggctccatgcagggagcccgacacgggacatgatcctgagtctccaggatcgcgccctgggccaaaggcaggcgccaaaccgctgcgccacccagggatcccctctttctttctttcttttttttttttttttaaagattttatttatttattcatgggagacagagacacaggcagagggagaagctggctccctgtggggagccccatatgggacttgatcccaggaccccgggatcacgacctgagccaaaggccgacgctcaaccactgagccacccaggtgccctgatgccTATGCTTCTTGAGGAGCATTTATTGCTGTCCATGGGGTTCCAGCATATAAGAGCACCCAAGAGTCAATTCTCTCATCCTGGCACCAGGATGAGGAAGGAGGCTTAGTGAGTCACCCCAAGGCTATGCCCCATTGGCAATAGAGGCAGAGTTCGAACCTGTAGGTGCCTGGTTCCAAACCTTGGTCTCCTTCCCCCACACATAGGTGCTTTGCTGAGAGCACCGAGTCATCTCTCCCTGTCGTCCCTGTGGAGGATGGGGCTCCAGCCTCCTACCTGCCCTGAGGGCATGGACGCTGGACGTTCCTTCCTGGGTGCAAAGCTGGGGAGAGGCTGGCGCTTGTGATGTCCCTTCTGGGTCCCAGCCCTCTCCAATGTGACACTCTGCCTGGGTCCGCAGTGGGTGGCCGCGTGGACTTCGAGGAGTTTGTAGAATTGATGAGCCCAAAGCTCAGGGAAGAGACAGCACATATGTTGGGGATTCGGGAGCTGCGCATTGCCTTCCGAGAGGTGTGGAGTGTGGTCGAGCCGGGTGCTGGGTGGGTGGTTGGACAGCACACTTGCAGGCCTCCCACCTATGTCAGAGAGACTGGGAGCCTCAGCCTCTGGAGGCCCAAGGAGGGGTTGGAGAGGGTCCAGCTCGCTCTCAGCTGGGAGATCCACCCAaggagacttcctggaggagggggcctACTGTCTCAGCCTGGGAGGAGGTGGAAGGTATGGGTGGGCGGGCAGAGGTGGGGGCATCCAGACACAGAATGTGGCAAGGTGGCAAGATGGAGACAGGTCCAGGCAGAGCCAGCTTTGGGCAGGAGGGGCTGAACCTGCTGGAATCCTAGTTTGACAGGGATAAAGATGGACGAATCACAGTGGCAGAGCTGCGACAGGCAGCACCGGCTCTGCTGGGGGAGCCACTGGTGGGTTCTGAGCTGGATGAGATGCTCCGAGAAGTGGATCTCAATGGGGATGGCACCGTAGACTTTGATGGTGAgtctccttcccctccagcacccgGGATGAGCCCAGCACCTCCCAGGATCCCTGACTAGGACTGGCTCAAGCGCTGCTCCTTCTTTCCTCTAGAATTTGTGATGATGCTTCTCACCCACTGAGGCTCCAGAAGGGAGAACACGCTGCTCCTCTGGCCCCAGGCCAGCAGGGTTCATACTGTACACCCACCCCATGAAGCCCCAGAATGGAAGAGACCCAGCAGCCCCCAGGCTTCTTCAGTCCTTGACAACACCTGGCTGGAGAGGTGGTTCATGATGTCACCCATCTGCCTACATCCTCAGCTTCctcccacctgggctgcctggaggaAACCTGCACTCAGCTGCCTGTCCTTCTCCAGTGTGAGCAAGATTTGGATCTCTCCAGACTCTTGGGAGGTAGCAAGCTCCCTGGCACTGCAGCATTCAAAAATGGGGGacagagttggggggggggggattctgGTAACATGGTGAAATGGCAGGGTGGCTGGGTGCCTCCCATTACTTgtgtaaaaatgttaaaataaaaaagttaacttGAAAGAAAGTCAGGGATGACTCCAGGTACTAAAGACAAAGCAAGAACTCAGAGCTAGGTGGTGGGAGAGAGGGGACACCATGGGGATCTCAGGCTTGGAGAGAGGTTCAGGAGCCTGGGCTCTGACACCTATGAGTGACGGAAGACCTGTAAGGGGCTGATGAATGGGACATGAGCCTGAGTATCTTCCAGGGTCTCGAAGGGCTACCCTGTTCCTGAAAAGggaccaaaatatatttccacCTACCAGCCTGAGGAAGTGGAAAGGATGTCCAGGGCCTTGAGTGGAAAAAGCTACcgcaaccccctccccccacaaggAACATGAAACTCAGGTTTGCACATTAGGCAGGAGAGTGATCTATTTCCATGGTATGGAatgctgaagaaagaaagaagctactGGAAGGGCACTCTTCAACCCAGGACACAATGGGCTTAGCAAACAAATAACAACCTCGTCGTCCCTTCTGAAGATGAGCTTGTGATCACGTAAGAGAACAGGTCACCGTGAGGGAGACTAGGCGGATGCAACAAACAGGAGAATCAGCACCCCAAAGTAGAAGTAGTAGGACCATCTGGAAGAGACCACGAGTATTTGCCACCGCAAATGAGGTAAACGAAGGGAGAGAGGTGAGAATAGTATGAAACAGAACAGGAAGATTAAAAAGGATAACCCAAtagaacttctaaaaataaaggatgggacgcctgggtggctcagtggttgagcgtctaccttccgTCCAGGTTGtgatcaggtcctgggatcgagcctgcttctccccctgcctgtgtctctgcctctttctgtgtgtctctcgtgaataaataatctttaaaaataaaacaaaaataaaggatatagccattagagtgaaaaaaagaatcaaggggTAAATTAAACACCATATTAGACAGAATTCAATAGAAGATTAATGAATTGGAAGCTAATCTGAGAAATCACCCATAAAGTAGCGCTGACGGATAAACAGATGGAAAGTGTTAACGTGTTGTTAAAAGTCATCAGGAGTCTCAGAAGGAGAGACTATAGAGTGGGCATGAGGCGATCCTCAAAGACAAGAGGACTGAAACTTAAAGGCTTCCACAAAGACAAGTGCTCAGATCGAAGGTACCCCCTGGAGCCtgagaaggagaaataagaacAACTGAGAATCTAGGTGCATTTCAGAGGAACTgcagaattttaaaggaaaacctTATAAACGACTCAAGACAAAAGTCAGCTGACTTACAAGGAACAGCAATGAGGCTTTATGAAGACTTTTTGTTGGCTACAGTAGATGccagaagacaatgaaataagCTGCTCATCATGCAGAGAAGAAGTCATTGCCAGCCAAGAAGCCTATACCTCACTGAATCATTATTCAAGAATGAAGGTGAaacatcacctttttttttcttcaggaaaggAGGGCTGAGAAGAGTTTCCCACCCACATGCTCTCTTTGAAGGAATGGCTTCAGTAAAAAGGAAATCCAGATCAGAATGAAGGCAAGTATGTACTAAATTATGATCAGGAAAGCAATCAgtaagggagcctgggtggctcagttagtgaagtatctgccttctgctcaggtcatgatcccagggtcctggatcgaaccccgcagcatcaggctccctgctcatggggagtctactttttctccctctgttcctaccccctgcttgttctctttcaaataaataaatacaatcttaaaaataaagaaagtgatCAGTAAATTGGTGGATCTAAAGAAggattaacaatttaaaaagttagCTTGGGGGATTTTCAAAACAAAGGAGGGACtaaaataatagacaaaataaaatggaacatgGGAGGGGGTATTTTGGACATgctgaaatttttttctcctctttcctagAGAAGGATGGATTCACTGTTCAGCTTTAGAGTTTGTTAACCATTTAAAGGtaatcaatgtataaaaatagCAATAGAATGTTTTGTTCGACAGTCAAATccatagaggaagaaaaaaagggaaagtgaaGAATTCTTGGTTAAACCAGTAGAAGGCTatggaagaggggaaaaaaagtaaagtggGGTCTGTGAAAACATTAAAAGAGAAGGTAGGAAGGGGTTACTTGAGTCACTCTGTcatttgagcatccaactcttgatctcagggtcgtgagttcaagccctgagttgggctccatgctgggtatggagcctacttaaaacaaaaacaaaaacaaacacaaaaaaccccagaaggtaggaaaaatccttaaaaaataaaaattacaataattatGAGCAGTTTTTGGTTAAGAGAGTCTCAGCACCAGAGGAAAGTTTCAATGTTAGATTGAGTTTCCTGTGACTGATGGAGACCCCCAAAAACAATGCCTTAAAATGGATAGTAGTTTACTTCTTAGGTGAAATCCAGCTGTGTAGTCTTCAGGGCCCCAAGCTTCTGCTAGCTGCCCTGCCATTCCTGGGATATGCCCATGTTTGCTCATTTTCCAGGTGGCAGGTTGGAGGCaggaacaaagaacaaaggaGGACAAAGAACGTGAaccacttattattttttaaattttatttatttattcatgaaagacatagagagagggagagacatatgcagagggagaagcaggctccctgtagggagcctgatacgggacttgatcccaggaccctggcatcacaacctgagccaaaggtagatagatgctcaaccactgagccacccaggcatccctgaacatGAATCACTTATACCCCATTAGGTAGGGCTCCTCACCTGGTATAGGTAGCTACAAAGGATGCTGGGAAATGCGGTCTTTATTTGAGGGGGCTGCACGCCATGCTAAAGATCAGAGGTCCTTCTACTGTAGGGCAGAAAGCAGTCAGGAAAGGGCAGATACCAGGCTTTTCCCCACAGCCGAGTGCAGGATCTAAGACATACATTCAAGCAGGATAATAGAATTGAGAGGTTGAAGTTAAAGTGATGGCTTGAAAAACAGGTTtactagaagaaatgaatgaaagagagcTCATCTAAGTACAGGCATAGCAG
It encodes the following:
- the CABP4 gene encoding calcium-binding protein 4 — its product is MATEQARGPNSQKPPVGVEASRGGAEGLPLTRKRSKKKGLRGSQKGAGSSEEQNQVPGFEAPGGSKKTSGTGEGQEETGAAAAGPTTRRQSHRHRSVPQHDAAQKTYGPLLNRIFGKDRELGPEELDELQAAFEEFDTDRDGYLGYRDLGDCMRTLGYMPTEMELIEVSQHVKMRMGGRVDFEEFVELMSPKLREETAHMLGIRELRIAFREFDRDKDGRITVAELRQAAPALLGEPLVGSELDEMLREVDLNGDGTVDFDEFVMMLLTH